Part of the Sphingomonas morindae genome, GAGGCGGAGCTGTACGGCGGCACCCAGGGCCGCTTCGAGCCCGCCTTCGATGCGATGGGCGCGATCGGCCGCACCAACTATTATCTTTCCGGCTCCTACCAGCGCGGCGACGCGGCGACGGGCGGGGCCGACGCCTCGGCCAATCCGCTTCACGATCATGGCGAGCAGCTGGATGGCTTCGCCTATTTCGATCGCATCCTCGACGCGCAGTCGCGCCTGTCGCTGATCCTCGGCGCCTTCGACGATCGGCTCGATCTGCCCCATGCGCGCGGGCTCAACGCGGCCAGCTATCGCGACGATGCGCCTTTCGAGCGCCCGCTCACGGTGGCGGGGATCTCCTCCTATCCGAGCGAGGCCTGGGGCGGCCATCAGCGGCTTGGCAGCGACTATGGCCTCCTCTCCTACCAGCATGGCAGCGGCGCGCTGACGATGCAGCTATCGGGCTTTCTGCGCCGCTCCTCGCTGGCGCTGAGGGCGGACCCGATCGGCGATCTGCTGTTCACCGGCCTCGCCAGCTCGGTCACGAGCCGCAGCCTGGCCGGCGGCGTTCAGGCCGAAGCGCTCTATGCCGCCGCTCCGCGCCACCAGATCCGCGCGGGGGTCACCGCCGACTGGTCGCGCGACCGCAGCCGCAGCGCCTATGCCGTGCTTCCCCTCGACGGCGCCGGGCGGCCCGTGTCCGACACTCCGCTGGTCGTGCCCGCCATCGAGCGCGACCGGCGACGCGAGCAGGGGCTGTTCGTCGAGGATGAATGGCGGCCGGCGGACCGGCTCAGCGTCAATGCCGGGCTGCGCTTCGATCATGTCGCGGGGCCGGGCGGCGGCCACGCGCTCGGCCCGCGGATCAATAGCGTGTGGCGGCCCGCGGACGAGACCAGCCTGCATATCGGCTATGCGCGCTATTTCGTGCCCGCGCCCGAAGCGGTGGGGATAGCCTCGGCGCGCGCGCTGACGGGCACGACCGGGAGCTGGCCCACCACGACGGAGACTGCGCCCAAGCCCGAGCGTGACGACTATCTCGACGCTGGCGTGGAGCAGAGGCTAAATCGGCTGACGATCGGGCTCGACGCCTATTGGCGCCGCGCGCGCGATCTGCTGGACGCCGTGCGGATCGGCGCGACCGTGCTGGCGCGGCCCTTTAATTACCGGATCGGACGGGCCTGGGGCGTGGAAACGCGCGCGATCTACGCGGCCGGGCCGGTTTCGGCCTGGGCGAACCTGACGGTCGCCAGCCTGCGCGGGCGCGCGATCGTCACGGGCCAGGCGCCGTTCACCGCGGCCCAGCTCGCCTGGAGCGCGGCGCACTCGATCCGCGCGAACAGCGATCAGCGTCTTTCGGGTTCGCTCGGGCTGACCTGGCGGCACGGACGCCTCCAATTGTCCGGGGACGGCGTGTTCGGCAGCGGCCTGCCCAGACGCTCCGGCGACCTCACGCCCAATGGCGCCAGCGTGCCGGCCTATGCCCAGGCCAATGTCGCGGCGGTCTACCGCCTCGACGGCCTTGGCCGCCGCCCGCTGAGCGCGCGCCTCGATCTGCTCAACATTTTCGACAATCGCAGTGCCCTGCAGGACGGCACGTCGCTTGCGGACGGCACCGCGCAATGGCGCGCGCCGCGCAGCCTGTTCGTCGGTCTGGAGCAGGCATTCTGACCTTCCCCTCCAATATTGGCGTTTGCCAACTTGCCAGCCTCCCGTGGCCGGGCCTACGCCGCGTGCAGCCACGTGCAACCGCAGGAGCAACGGCGATGCGTCTCTTCTCCCGGAAGCTTGGATTGATGGCGCTCTGCCTGACGCTCGCGCTCGAAAGCGCGGCCGCGCCGCCGCGCCCGGCCTTCGTCAAGGCCGGGATCCTCCATGCCGCCGATGATGGCTGGGATATTGCGAGCTGGGATCGGCCGCACGGACGGCTGCTCATCGCCCATGGCAAGGACGTGCTGGTGATCGATCCCGCCCGCCAGGGGCAGGTGCGCGCGATCGGGCGGATCGACCATGCCCATGGCGTGGCGGCCATTCCCGGCACCGACACGCTCCTCGTCAGCAGCGCACGCGATAATACGGTGCGCATCCTGGACGAGAGCAACGGCGCCGAGCTGGCGCGCATTCCGGTGGGTGCCGATCCCGACGCCACGATCCTATCCGCCGACGGCGCCACGGCCTATGTGATGGACTCCGATGGTGGCGCGGTCTCGGAGATCGATCTCAGGCGCCGCGTCGAGCGCCGCCGCATTCCGCTCAAGCCGGGTCTCGAATTCCCCGTGCTCGCCTCCCCCGCCCTGCTCGCCGTCAACAACGAGACCGCCAGCGAGATCGATCTGGTCGACCTCGCCGCGGGACAGGCCGCCGGCCGCATCCCCTTGCCTGGCTGCGAGGGTCCGACGGGGATGGCCTATGATCCCGAGGCCGGGCTGGCGCTCAGCGCCTGCGGCAATGGCAAGGCCGCGCTGGTCGATCTCGAGGCCAGGCGCGTGGTGCGCCTTCTCCCGATCGGGCTCGGCCCGGACACCGCGATCTGGGACGAGGCACACCACCGTTTTCTCATCCCCTGCGGCAAGAGCGGGACGCTCTCGATCATCGACATGGCGGGGCGCACGCCGACCGAAGAACCGGCGATCATGACCGAGCCGAGCGCGCGCACCGCCGCGCTCGATCCGGACACGGGCCGCCTCTATATGCCCGCGGCGCAATTCGGTCCGGCCGTGCCGCCGGCGCGCCACGGGCCGATCGTGCCCGGCAGCTTCCATATCCTCGTGATGGCACCGGGCGCATGACGCGAAAGAGTCTGGGGTGAACGAATGATGGACGACGCGCGCAACACCATGGCCAAGGTTCCGGCGGTCACGCTCGGCTTCTGGATCATCAAGATCCTGTGCACCACGCTGGGCGAAACCGGCGGCGATGCGGTGACGATGAGCTGGCTGGGCGAAACCACGCCGGCGGCCCAGCAGAGCTGGTTCAACGGCTATCTCGTCGGCACCACGCTGTTCGGCGTGCTGCTCGCGGTGCTCGTCTGGCTGCAGGTACGCGCGCGCCGATTCCATCCATGGCTCTACTGGGCGACGATCGTCGCGTCGACGACGGCGGGCACGACGCTGGCGGACTTTGCCGACCGGTCGCTCGGCATCGGTTATCCGGGCGGC contains:
- a CDS encoding TonB-dependent receptor domain-containing protein — protein: MKIGSWTRLGVAAFALMSSQAVAAPQPAHHHAKRDCDDDDDGCPAAARPPQPRRARSSAAPQPAHPQPKPDCDDDDDDCPVAARPPQPRETPAATPAPAPRGADAALPSGLTPPAIVAPIANPPAVAVKPAKDDDDDDEGDGDDRARTGAITVTARRLDSARASVNPSLGASSYALSNDAIEKRPGGEAASLASVLVQMPGVTQAGAGEIRVRGQSALQYRINNVIVPDGFSDLADTLRARFADRVELVTGALPAQYGLQTGGVINVTTKSGAYGKGGEAELYGGTQGRFEPAFDAMGAIGRTNYYLSGSYQRGDAATGGADASANPLHDHGEQLDGFAYFDRILDAQSRLSLILGAFDDRLDLPHARGLNAASYRDDAPFERPLTVAGISSYPSEAWGGHQRLGSDYGLLSYQHGSGALTMQLSGFLRRSSLALRADPIGDLLFTGLASSVTSRSLAGGVQAEALYAAAPRHQIRAGVTADWSRDRSRSAYAVLPLDGAGRPVSDTPLVVPAIERDRRREQGLFVEDEWRPADRLSVNAGLRFDHVAGPGGGHALGPRINSVWRPADETSLHIGYARYFVPAPEAVGIASARALTGTTGSWPTTTETAPKPERDDYLDAGVEQRLNRLTIGLDAYWRRARDLLDAVRIGATVLARPFNYRIGRAWGVETRAIYAAGPVSAWANLTVASLRGRAIVTGQAPFTAAQLAWSAAHSIRANSDQRLSGSLGLTWRHGRLQLSGDGVFGSGLPRRSGDLTPNGASVPAYAQANVAAVYRLDGLGRRPLSARLDLLNIFDNRSALQDGTSLADGTAQWRAPRSLFVGLEQAF
- a CDS encoding YncE family protein yields the protein MRLFSRKLGLMALCLTLALESAAAPPRPAFVKAGILHAADDGWDIASWDRPHGRLLIAHGKDVLVIDPARQGQVRAIGRIDHAHGVAAIPGTDTLLVSSARDNTVRILDESNGAELARIPVGADPDATILSADGATAYVMDSDGGAVSEIDLRRRVERRRIPLKPGLEFPVLASPALLAVNNETASEIDLVDLAAGQAAGRIPLPGCEGPTGMAYDPEAGLALSACGNGKAALVDLEARRVVRLLPIGLGPDTAIWDEAHHRFLIPCGKSGTLSIIDMAGRTPTEEPAIMTEPSARTAALDPDTGRLYMPAAQFGPAVPPARHGPIVPGSFHILVMAPGA